The window GCGCTCGGCGTCGCGGAGCTTGATATCCTGCCATATTCTTCGGTAAAAAATGAAGGGCGTTCAGAATTGCTTGACGCGATAGCGAACGTTCTGATAGAATGAAGGAAGGGTGTATTGCCAGAGATTCCCCAGAGAAAATGAGGGTGAAAATATGTTGACAGCTTTTGACAAGAAGCTCCTCAACGTCTTGCAGGCCGGCTTGCCCATCAGCAGCCGGCCTTTTGCTGACTTGGCGCAAGGCTTGGAGTCGGACGAGAAGACCGTTCTTTCGCGCGTGAAGGAACTCAAGGAGCAAGGGTATCTGCGCCGCATCGGGCCGTTTTTCGACTCGGCGAAGATGGGCTACCGCGGCACGCTCGTGGCGCTTCGCGTGAAGCCCGAGGCGATGAAAAGCGTGGCGGAGGCCGTGAATCGCCATGTGGGTGTGACGCACAACTACGAGCGTGAGGGCAGGTACAACCTTTGGTTCACGCTGCTCACGCCGAACGAGGAAATGCGCCGCAGGATTCTCGCGGAGATTCGAGCGCTTCCCGGGGTCGAGGATCTGTTGAACCTTGCCTCGCACAAGAAGTACAAGGTCAACGTGCAGTTCAAGCTCGGATAGGGGGGCGTCACGATGGAAATGCTCGATGAAATCGACAGGAAGATCACACGGGCTATGCAGGGGGATTTCCCGCTTGTGGAAGAACCGTACAAGGAGATCGCCGCCAAGGTTGGCATCGGCGAGGAAGAGCTTCTGCTCCGTCTGCGCCGTTTCAAGGAAAACGGACAGATCCGCAAGATGGGAGCCGTGCTTCAGCATCGCGCGGCGGGCTTCACGGCAAACGTTCTGAGCGCATGGGTCGTGCCGCCCGAGCGCATGGATGAGATCGCGCGATGTATGTGCGAAAGCCCTGCGGTGTCGCATTGCTACGACCGCGATACGGCGGAAGATTGGCCGTACAACGTCTATACGATGATTCATGCGAGGAGTCGCGCCGAGTGCGAAGAGATTGCCGCTGCGCTTGCGGCAGAGTGCGGTCTCAGTGAGCGCGTCATGCTCTACTCCGTCAAGGAGTGGAAGAAGACGAGCATGCGTTATTTCTGTGAGAATGAAGAGGGTTTGGCATAATGGTATCGGAAAAGATGCGGGAACTCGGCACGAAGAAGTCGACGATCCGCGAGATCTTTGAGTACGGCAGGAAGCGAGCGCAGGAGGTGAGGGAGGAAAACATCTGCGATTTCAGCCTCGGCAATCCCAATGTCCCTGCGCCCGATTTCATCAAGCAGGCGGTTCTTGCAATCATGACGGAGATGGAGCCGCAGGCGGTGCACGGCTACACCATTGCGCCGGGCAATCCCGCCGTGCGCGAAACGCTTGCCGCGAGTATCAACGAGCGCTTCGGCACGCACTTTTCGGGCAGGAACCTCTTCATGACGGCGGGCGCGGCGGCGGCGATCACCGTGTGCTTCAAGGCGCTCGCCGAGGAGGGCGACGAGTTCATCGCCTTTGCGCCGTTCTTTCCCGAGTATCGCTGCTTTGTCGAGTCCGTCGGCGCGAATCTTCGCGTCGTGCCCGCCAAGACGGAGGATTTTCAGATCGACTTCGTCGCCTTGGAGGAGCGTCTTTCGCCCAGGACGAAGGGCGTCATTGTCAATTCGCCGAACAATCCGAGCGGCGCCGTATACTCTGAGAAGACGATCAAAGAACTTGCCGCACTCCTTCGCAAGAAGCAGCAGGAATACGATCATCCGATCTTCCTCATTTCCGATGAGCCGTACCGCGAGATCGCTTACGGCTGCGAGGTGCCGTACATCACGAAGTATTACGAGAATACGCTCGTCTGCTATTCGTACAGCAAGTCCTTCTCGCTTGCAGGAGAGCGCATAGGCTACATCGTCGTGCCTGATGAGGTCGCGGATTTTTCGAGTGTCTGCGGCGCTGTCGCAGGTGCGGCGCGCGTCCTCACGCATGTGAATGCGCCATCTTTGTGGCAGCTCGTCGTCGCGCGCTGCGCGAGGCTGCCCTCGGATATAACGCCGTACGAGAAGAACGGCACGATGCTCTACGAAGGACTCGTGCGCGCGGGCTTCTCGTGTGTCAAGCCGCAGGGCGCGTTCTACCTCTTCCCGCGGTCGTTGGAGGCGGACGACTATGCCTTCTGCGAGCGCGCCAAGAAGTACGACCTTCTGCTCGTCCCCGGCACGGACTTCGGCTGCCCTGGACACTTCCGCGCGTCCTACTGCATCAAGGAGCAGACGATCGAACGCTCTCTGCCGCTCTTTGAGAAGCTGGTGAAAGAATACGGCGTTTGAAATCGGTCGGCATAAACTAAAGAGGGTTCGGAGCACCTGGCAGGTGTTCTGAACCCTCTTTGAGTACATCTGGAATAGAATTTCAATCATAAATATCACGACGATGACCGATGGATACGATTAGTATGATGATTTTATCGTCTTGAATTTCTGCAATCAAACGATAGTCTTCAATGCGGTAGCGCCATTGTCCGCTTCGATTTGCGGATAGAGCTTTGCCGTGCAGGCGCGGATTGCTGCACCCCTCAAGGTTGTGTCGAATCCACGAGGTAATCTTGGCAGATATATGACGATCGAACTTTTTCAGTGATTTTTTTGCTTGTGCAGTGAAAACGACACGATAATTCACGAAAGTCCGAGCTCCTTTTCGACTTCATCCAACGTATAGGTAACGGGATTGGCACGAAACTCTTTCATCGCCTCTTCGTATGCTTGTCGGTCAAGTTCATCTTCTATACGTTCACGCATGGCTTTTGCGGCGAAATCAGATAAGGTCATGCCGGATCGAGCGGCATGTTTTTTGAAAAGACGGGCATCGCGAGGATTTAGATGTACAGTCACAGTCATATATATCCGCTCCTTAATAAGAATATCATGTATATGCCAGCGTGTATATGCTAGCATATACATGATAGCATATATGTGCTGGCATGTATAGACAGTTGTATAAGTGCGGCATTTTATGTATAATGTACCCAATGATATACTTTCAAGGAAGCGCTGAAGCTGTCGGCGCTTCGATAAGAACCAAGGAGGGAAAGCGATGCGACGATATACATCCCTGCTCCTCGTGGCGTTCATGCTGGTTCTTTTGATCGCGACGATTTCGGACAATTTGGCGGGGCATGCGGACAGGACGCGACGGGAGCGGCCTCAGCAGTCCGTCACGGTATATACGACCTTGCCGCCCGAGCATGCGGGAATCCTTGCTGAAGGATACGAGAGGGCAAAGCGCGTGCAGGTGAACTTCGTTCCCGTAAGTTCGGCCGAGGTTTTGCAGAAGCTGCACCAGGATGCCGCGATCGGCAAGGACGGGGCGGATCTCGTGCTCGCTGATCGTGCGACATTGGAGAAGGCGGCGGCAGACGGTGCTCTGCAGCCGTACGTTTCGGAGAGCACGGACTCGGTCAGCGCGTCCTTCAAGGATGCGTCTGCTGCGTGGACGGGCATCTGGTACGATCCCGTCGTATTCTGCGCCAACCGCGACTATGTGCGTACTGTGCCGCGCGTGCCCAATACGTGGACGGAACTTGCCACGATGCAGGGGATGCGCGTCGGCATTACCGACTTTTTTGCGGCGGATGCGTCAGCGAATCTCTTCTTCTCCATGATGTCGCAGTTCGGCGATGCGGCGACGTATGACATCCTGCGCGGCATACAGCCCAAGGTCGTGCAGTATTCCAAATACCTTTCGACGCCTGTCCGCATGGCGGGCATGGGCGAGGTCGACATTTCCGTCGCCGTGCAGAGCGAGGTCATGCGCTACATCCATCAGGGCTATCCCTTGCAGATCATCTACCCCGAGGACGGCACGGCGTACACGCTGACGGGTGTGGGACTGGTCGAGGGAGCAAAGAACGAGGAGCAGGCGGAGGCCTTTGCGGAGTGGCTGCTGAGCGATGAAGCGCAGCTCACCCTGCAGAGCCGGGAGTTCTTCTTCGTGCCGCTCAATCCTGTGACGATCGCCTATAAGTCTTTTCCAGGGAAAGACGTCGTGCTCTTTTCCAGGTCGCAGGATTTCAGCCCGAGCCAGCGTCACGATCTCTTGGATCGTTGGGTGAAGGAAGTGCGGCTGCAGTAAAAGATGATGGTGGGAGGAATCCTTGGATTCCTCCCCTTATGCTTGATATACCTTGAATATACCTTGAGGAGGAAATTTTTTGAAAGCAGGATTCATCAGCCTCGGCTGCGCCAAGAATCTCGTCGATACGGAAGTCATGCTCGGCATCTTGCAGGACAACGGCATCGAGCTTACGCCCGATCCGGCAGAAGCGGAGATCATCATCGTCAATACATGCGCTTTCATCCAGTCGGCGAAGGAGGAATCCATCACGACGGTGCTCAATATGGCGGAGTACAAGGAAACGGGCTGCTGTCGTTCGCTCATCGTCGCAGGCTGTCTCGGGGAACGCTATCATCAGGAGCTTTTGGACGACATGCCCGAGGCCGACGCCATCATCGGCACGGGTGCATGGAACCGTATCATGGAGGCGGTGCGTGAGACTCTGGCGGGCAACCGCATCGTCTTGGCAGGAGAGAATGAGATTGTCTACGATGCGAAGACGCCGCGTATTCTGACGACGCCTGTCTATACGGCTTATGTGAAGATTGCCGAGGGCTGCGACCATCGCTGCGCTTTCTGTGCCATTCCGCTGATTCGCGGACGCTTTCGCAGCCGACCGATGGATGACATCAAGCGCGAGGTCACACGCCTTGCCGCCGAGGGCGTCCGGGAGATCATACTCGTCGCGCAGGATTCGACATATTACGGCAAGGACATCTACGGCGAGCCGTCTTTGGCGCGTCTCTTGCAGGAGCTTGTGAAAATCGAGAAGGTCGAGTGGCTGCGTGTGCTCTACTGCTATCCGAAGAATTTCACCGATGAACTCATCACGACGATTGCGCAGGAGCCGAAGATCTGCAAGTACGTCGACTTGCCGCTGCAGCATGCGCACAATTCGATTTTGAAGTCGATGCGCCGCCCCGATACGCAGGAGGAGGTTGTGACGCTCCTCGAAAAGATTCGCGCGCGCATACCGAACGTCGCTGTTCGCTCGACCTTCATTGTAGGGTTTCCAGGCGAGACGGATGCGCAGTACCAGACGCTGCGCCGCTTCCTCATTGAGCAGCGTTTCGAGAAAGTGGGGATCTTCACCTACTCGCAGGAGGAGGGTACGCCAGCCGCTTCCATGCCGCGCCAAGTACCCGAGGATGTCGTGCAGGAGCGTTACCATGATCTCATGAGCGTACAGTGTAAGATTTCGGAGGAACTGAACCAAGGGCTTGAGGGCAAGGAGCTTGACGTGCTCGTCGAAGGCCGCGACGAGGAGCAGACGAATCTTGCCTTTGGGCGTTCCTATCGCGAAGCGCCGGGCGTCGATGGACAGATCTTCATCGAAGGCGATGCGGCGAGCCGGCCGGGCGACATCGTGCGCGTGCGCATCGTGCAGGGATTCACCTACGATGCGGTCGGTGAGCTTGTCGAGTGAGGGTACGGTTTGTACGATGTACGGGCGGCGGCGCTTAGGAAACGAAAGGCGGCAGGATTTTGGAAGGGTGTATAGGTATGGCCGAGGAAAGGGAGTCGTTGGAGGCGCTTGTCGGACGACTGCTGCGTGAGTGCGGCAGAACGATTGCCTGTGCCGAGTCGTGTACGGGCGGTCTTCTGACGAGCCGCCTGACCGATGTCGCGGGAAGTTCTGCCTATGTCATGGGCGCAGTCGTCTCCTATACGAACGAGGTCAAGGCTTCGCTCGTCGGCGTGCACGAGGCGACGCTCAAGGCGTTCGGCGCCGTGTCCGAGGAGACGGCGCGAGAGATGGCGGATGGCGTGCGCCGGGCGATTCCCGCCGATATCGGCGTCGGCATCACGGGCATCGCGGGGCCGGGCGGCGCGACGGCAGAGAAGCCCGTGGGGCTTGTCTATATCGCCGTCGCCACGGCGGGGGCGGTGCGCGTGGAACGTCATATTTTCGATGGCGTGCGCACGGAGGTCAAGCGTCAGACGACAGAAGCGGCGCTCTCCCTGGTGCGAGATCTGCTTCTAGGGAATCACTGATAAATTCAGCCACCCATCTTCACACATCTGCGCTGTCCTCTCGTCGTCGACAAATCCTCGACGTAGCACCGCTACGCCTGTGGTTTGTCTCCTCGATAGATACAGCGCATCTGTGCAAATCTGGGCGACCTCATTTTATCAGCGCTTCCCTAGATGATTCACATTGAATGGAACACAATTTTGTCACACAGCCTTTTAGACAAGTTTCAGCCTTTATCGCTGATTATTTAAGCAAATGTAAGGAGGCTCTAGATTTTTCGTTGTATGATGGCATGAACAGCAAGATGTCGTTCTGCCGATATTTTGGGAGTTGGGAAAGGAGATTTTTTATGAAGCTGAAGAAGATTTTTGCTGTAGCCCTCGCCTTTTGTGCGATGTTCGCAGTGACAGCAGTGATGCCGCAGACAGCGGGCGCGGAGCCTTACACCTATACGAACAAGGAGGAAGGCTACAGTATCATGTGTCCGACGAAGCCGCTTGGCGTTCTGCCCGCAAGTGTGCTGAATGAGGATGAGAAGGGCAGCGTGCTCGTCTTTGCCAACGATGGCTACAAGATCAACAAGGCTTGGATCATCATCCCCGATGGCTTCGCCAAGGGGGATCTGCCTGATCTCACGAAGCTCTCACAGAAGGATGAGGCGCTTCTTCTGACACAGTTGAAGGAAAACAGCGCTTACGCTGTCGTCGATATCATACCGATTACGGCAAAGACGAAGGGCGTCTTCGCCGTGACAGCGAAGACCATCATGGTTGATACGGACGGAGACGGAGAGCTTGACACCGAAGCGACGGCGGACACGCAGATGGCAGTCGTTTTCCTGCGCTCGGAAAAGGGTCGCGCCTTCAAGATCGAGTTGATCGACAACCCAGAAATCACGGCGAAAAATGTTTCGGAATTCCGTGCGGGCATCTCGACGCTCCAAGATTTGTAATTTGTGCGGAGGATATTGACTTTTTGACCTTTATGTAGTATGATAATGCACGGGATGAACGGCGCATAGCGCAGTTTGCCGCCCGTGCATTTTCATGTAAAGGAGATTTTTTCATGGCAAAAGTACAGCATGAATTTCAGGCAGAAACAAAACAGCTTCTCGACATGATGATTCATTCCATCTATACGAATCACGAGATCTTTTTGCGGGAGCTTATTTCCAACGCGTCGGATGCGCTCGATAAGCTGCATTTCGCTGCCTTGACGAACAGCGCATTGCGTGAGGGTGACGAGAGTGCGGAGATCTTCCTCGTGCCGGATGAGGCGTCGCATACGCTTTCCATCTCGGACAACGGCATCGGCATGACGGCGGAGGAAGTCGTCGAGAACATCGGCACGATTGCGAAGTCGGGAACGAAGGCGTTCTTGGAGCAGCTGCAGCGTACGAAGGAAGAGAACGGAGCGGTTGACGAGAAGGAGCTGATCGGTCAGTTCGGCGTGGGTTTCTACTCCGCCTTCATGGTCGCCGAGAAGGTTACGATCCTCACGCGCAAGGCGGGCGAGAGGCAGGGCATACGCTGGGAATCGACGGGCGACGGCACCTACAGCATAGAAGAGTGCGACAAGGAGAAGCATGGCACGACGATCGTCATCACGCTCGCCAAGGAATACTACGGTGCGGAGGCTGAGGAGAACTTCCTCGACAAGTACAAGCTTGAAGGTCTCGTCAAGAAGTATTCGGACTATGTGCGCTACCCGATCAAGATGAGCTTCGAGATCGAGGAGACGCCGAAAGACGAAGATGGCAAGCCCATCGAAGGCGCGGAGAAGACGAAGCGCACGGAGGTACGTACGCTCAATTCCATGACGCCGCTATGGACGAAGAACAAGAGCGATATCAAGCCCGAGGAATACAACGAGTTCTTGAAGAATCAATTCCACGAGTGGGAAGACCCGATGGAGATCTTCCACACGAAGGCGGAAGGCGCGGTCGAGTACACGGCGCTACTCTTCATTCCGGCACATGCACCCTTCAACCTTTATCATACAGACTTCGAGCCTGGCGTGCAGCTCTACTCGCGCCACGTCTTCATCATGGACAAGTGCAAGGATCTCCTGCCCGACTACCTGCGCTTCATGAAGGGGCTAGTTGACTCCCCCGACCTCTCGCTCAACATCTCGCGCGAGCTTCTGCAGCAGAGCCGCGAGCTCAAGACCATAGGCAGGAATCTTGAAAAGAACATCCTGAAGACGTTGGAGCGCACGCTGAAGAACGAACGCGAGAAGTACGAAAAGTTCTGGGCGGAATTCGGCAAGTCGCTGAAGATCGGCATTTACAACAGCATCTACAGCGGCGAGAACACGGCTGACAAGCTCAAGGACTTGCTGCTCTTCCTTAGCTCGAAAGAAGGCAAGCTCGCAACGCTCAAGGAATATGTTTCGCGCATGCCCGAGAGCCAGAAGGAAATCTACTATGCGACGGGCACGGACAAGGCGACGATCGAGAAATTGCCGCAGATGGAACTGTTGCGCGAGAAGGGCATCGAAGTCCTCTACCTGACCGACCCCGTCGACGAGTTCACGATTGAGACGCTGCGCGAATACGAGGGCAAGAAGTTCCACTCGATCAGCCGCGGCGACCTCGACCTTGACGACGCCGAGTCGCAGGAGGCGAAGAAGGAGACGGAGGACATCCAGAAGAAGAACGACGATCTTCTGAAGGACGTCAAGGAAGCCTTGGGCGACCGCGTGGCAGAAGTTAAGCTGACCTCGCGTCTCAAGTCGAGCGCCGTTTGCCTCGTGGCGGACGCGATGGGGCCAAGTCTCTCGATGGAGCACACGTTCTCCGAGATGGACAACCCGATGTTCAAGGCGCGCCGCATCCTTGAGATCAACCCGCACCATGAAATCTTCACGCGCCTACAGGCCTTGCACGAAGCAGGCAAGGATACGGAGGACTTCAAGGACTACTGTGACCTCCTCTACACGCAGGCTTTGATCATCGAAGGCATCCTGCCCGAGAATCCCGTGGACTTCGCGAACAAGCTCGCGAAGCTTATGGCGAAGTAAAGAAAAATGGTGTGATAAGTGACGGATGCGAGTGAAGCAGTCGCTTATATAAAAATGAAAATCCCCGAGAAGTCCAATTTTCTTGGGGATTTTTCTATGTGAAGAATCGAGTGAGCTGCACGCGCAACCGTTAGTTTTTTGGACATTGTATGCAGGTTGTTGCTGCAGCAATTCTTGGCGGAATGCGGCAAAATGTAGTATAATACAAATAAGGAAGTGAGGAAGATGTACCGCATCAAGCCGTGGGAAGACTTGACGATTCAAGATGATTACATGTTCAAACTCATCATGGGCGTCAAACGGATATGCCTGAACTTGCTGCAAGGAATTCTCCGTGTGGAAATCAAGGACATCCATTATCTGGAAACAGAAAAATCCATGGGCGCACGCTATCAAGGCAAGGGTGTTCGCATGGATGTCTATGTGCGCGACGATGCTAATACAGTATACAATATCGAAATGCAGGTTCGTATGCTTGAAGGGGAAAGTCTTTTCAAGCGTACGCGCTACTACCAGTCAATGATTGATGCCGATCTCTTGGCGGCAGGTGCGGACTATGACGACTTGAATAAAACCGTTATCATTTTTATCTGTCCTTTTGAT of the Selenomonas sputigena genome contains:
- a CDS encoding pyridoxal phosphate-dependent aminotransferase, which produces MVSEKMRELGTKKSTIREIFEYGRKRAQEVREENICDFSLGNPNVPAPDFIKQAVLAIMTEMEPQAVHGYTIAPGNPAVRETLAASINERFGTHFSGRNLFMTAGAAAAITVCFKALAEEGDEFIAFAPFFPEYRCFVESVGANLRVVPAKTEDFQIDFVALEERLSPRTKGVIVNSPNNPSGAVYSEKTIKELAALLRKKQQEYDHPIFLISDEPYREIAYGCEVPYITKYYENTLVCYSYSKSFSLAGERIGYIVVPDEVADFSSVCGAVAGAARVLTHVNAPSLWQLVVARCARLPSDITPYEKNGTMLYEGLVRAGFSCVKPQGAFYLFPRSLEADDYAFCERAKKYDLLLVPGTDFGCPGHFRASYCIKEQTIERSLPLFEKLVKEYGV
- a CDS encoding Lrp/AsnC family transcriptional regulator, with protein sequence MLTAFDKKLLNVLQAGLPISSRPFADLAQGLESDEKTVLSRVKELKEQGYLRRIGPFFDSAKMGYRGTLVALRVKPEAMKSVAEAVNRHVGVTHNYEREGRYNLWFTLLTPNEEMRRRILAEIRALPGVEDLLNLASHKKYKVNVQFKLG
- a CDS encoding AsnC family transcriptional regulator, whose translation is MEMLDEIDRKITRAMQGDFPLVEEPYKEIAAKVGIGEEELLLRLRRFKENGQIRKMGAVLQHRAAGFTANVLSAWVVPPERMDEIARCMCESPAVSHCYDRDTAEDWPYNVYTMIHARSRAECEEIAAALAAECGLSERVMLYSVKEWKKTSMRYFCENEEGLA
- a CDS encoding CinA family protein gives rise to the protein MAEERESLEALVGRLLRECGRTIACAESCTGGLLTSRLTDVAGSSAYVMGAVVSYTNEVKASLVGVHEATLKAFGAVSEETAREMADGVRRAIPADIGVGITGIAGPGGATAEKPVGLVYIAVATAGAVRVERHIFDGVRTEVKRQTTEAALSLVRDLLLGNH
- the relB gene encoding type II toxin-antitoxin system RelB family antitoxin, with the translated sequence MTVTVHLNPRDARLFKKHAARSGMTLSDFAAKAMRERIEDELDRQAYEEAMKEFRANPVTYTLDEVEKELGLS
- a CDS encoding ABC transporter substrate-binding protein, whose amino-acid sequence is MRRYTSLLLVAFMLVLLIATISDNLAGHADRTRRERPQQSVTVYTTLPPEHAGILAEGYERAKRVQVNFVPVSSAEVLQKLHQDAAIGKDGADLVLADRATLEKAAADGALQPYVSESTDSVSASFKDASAAWTGIWYDPVVFCANRDYVRTVPRVPNTWTELATMQGMRVGITDFFAADASANLFFSMMSQFGDAATYDILRGIQPKVVQYSKYLSTPVRMAGMGEVDISVAVQSEVMRYIHQGYPLQIIYPEDGTAYTLTGVGLVEGAKNEEQAEAFAEWLLSDEAQLTLQSREFFFVPLNPVTIAYKSFPGKDVVLFSRSQDFSPSQRHDLLDRWVKEVRLQ
- the htpG gene encoding molecular chaperone HtpG; the encoded protein is MAKVQHEFQAETKQLLDMMIHSIYTNHEIFLRELISNASDALDKLHFAALTNSALREGDESAEIFLVPDEASHTLSISDNGIGMTAEEVVENIGTIAKSGTKAFLEQLQRTKEENGAVDEKELIGQFGVGFYSAFMVAEKVTILTRKAGERQGIRWESTGDGTYSIEECDKEKHGTTIVITLAKEYYGAEAEENFLDKYKLEGLVKKYSDYVRYPIKMSFEIEETPKDEDGKPIEGAEKTKRTEVRTLNSMTPLWTKNKSDIKPEEYNEFLKNQFHEWEDPMEIFHTKAEGAVEYTALLFIPAHAPFNLYHTDFEPGVQLYSRHVFIMDKCKDLLPDYLRFMKGLVDSPDLSLNISRELLQQSRELKTIGRNLEKNILKTLERTLKNEREKYEKFWAEFGKSLKIGIYNSIYSGENTADKLKDLLLFLSSKEGKLATLKEYVSRMPESQKEIYYATGTDKATIEKLPQMELLREKGIEVLYLTDPVDEFTIETLREYEGKKFHSISRGDLDLDDAESQEAKKETEDIQKKNDDLLKDVKEALGDRVAEVKLTSRLKSSAVCLVADAMGPSLSMEHTFSEMDNPMFKARRILEINPHHEIFTRLQALHEAGKDTEDFKDYCDLLYTQALIIEGILPENPVDFANKLAKLMAK
- a CDS encoding type II toxin-antitoxin system RelE family toxin; the protein is MNYRVVFTAQAKKSLKKFDRHISAKITSWIRHNLEGCSNPRLHGKALSANRSGQWRYRIEDYRLIAEIQDDKIIILIVSIGHRRDIYD
- the rimO gene encoding 30S ribosomal protein S12 methylthiotransferase RimO, yielding MKAGFISLGCAKNLVDTEVMLGILQDNGIELTPDPAEAEIIIVNTCAFIQSAKEESITTVLNMAEYKETGCCRSLIVAGCLGERYHQELLDDMPEADAIIGTGAWNRIMEAVRETLAGNRIVLAGENEIVYDAKTPRILTTPVYTAYVKIAEGCDHRCAFCAIPLIRGRFRSRPMDDIKREVTRLAAEGVREIILVAQDSTYYGKDIYGEPSLARLLQELVKIEKVEWLRVLYCYPKNFTDELITTIAQEPKICKYVDLPLQHAHNSILKSMRRPDTQEEVVTLLEKIRARIPNVAVRSTFIVGFPGETDAQYQTLRRFLIEQRFEKVGIFTYSQEEGTPAASMPRQVPEDVVQERYHDLMSVQCKISEELNQGLEGKELDVLVEGRDEEQTNLAFGRSYREAPGVDGQIFIEGDAASRPGDIVRVRIVQGFTYDAVGELVE